In Rhizobium sp. ZPR4, a genomic segment contains:
- a CDS encoding tetratricopeptide repeat protein, with product MAFNDDSFIREVNEELRSDQLRFIWRRFGKLIIGLAVLVVLATAAYSGYRYWAGNQAGSGGDQFLAALTLADQNKTDEALAAFAAIEKTGPGSYPVLARLRSATLQAQKGDKAAAIATFSAIGKQTDLPVVIRDAARLRAAYLLVDTGTYDQVAAEAQELAVPADAFRHSARDVLGLAAYKAGDFAKARQWFQAIVDDPQSPRNVANRAQMLLDLITASGKAPVAKG from the coding sequence ATGGCATTTAATGACGATAGCTTCATCCGCGAGGTGAACGAGGAACTGCGCTCGGACCAGCTGCGGTTCATATGGCGCCGTTTTGGCAAGCTCATCATCGGTTTGGCCGTGCTCGTCGTTCTCGCTACCGCAGCCTATAGCGGCTATCGCTATTGGGCCGGCAATCAGGCCGGCAGCGGCGGTGATCAGTTCCTTGCCGCGCTGACACTTGCCGATCAGAACAAGACGGATGAGGCGCTGGCCGCATTCGCCGCCATCGAAAAGACTGGCCCTGGCTCTTATCCGGTGCTGGCACGCCTGCGTTCTGCGACACTGCAGGCGCAGAAGGGTGACAAGGCCGCTGCCATCGCCACGTTCTCGGCAATCGGCAAGCAGACGGACCTTCCGGTCGTTATCCGTGATGCGGCTCGTCTGCGTGCAGCCTATCTGCTTGTCGATACCGGCACTTATGACCAGGTTGCCGCCGAAGCGCAGGAGCTTGCCGTCCCGGCCGACGCCTTCCGCCATTCGGCGCGCGACGTTCTTGGTCTTGCCGCCTACAAGGCCGGCGATTTTGCCAAGGCCCGGCAGTGGTTCCAGGCGATCGTCGACGATCCGCAGAGCCCGCGCAATGTTGCCAACCGTGCCCAGATGCTGCTTGATCTCATCACTGCATCCGGCAAGGCTCCGGTCGCAAAAGGCTGA
- a CDS encoding polysaccharide deacetylase — protein MFRFATCLSIALSLGLPAAAQADGKPKQLVMISFDGAHDNALWTRSREIASRNGAHFTYFLSCTFLMNKAQAKAYQGPKQRPGKSNVGFAKSEDDVRTRIANIWGAHQEGHDISSHACGHFDGKGWSAADWSQEFMNARIALRDAWKNVGLADKEPQGWEDFATHDVKGFRAPYLSTSDGLVPAEKEMGFQYDASLVTKGPTLPQVVDGIYRFGLPLIPEGPEHRLVIGMDYNLYVRHSKGVEDKANAKTYEDRTFEAFEAAFSKQYDGERIPLQLGFHFVEMNDGAYWRALDRFVSDVCHRQDVACVSYSEAIPLIVARGKPQQG, from the coding sequence ATGTTTCGCTTTGCTACCTGTCTCTCCATCGCCCTTTCCCTGGGCCTGCCCGCAGCCGCGCAAGCCGATGGCAAGCCCAAGCAACTCGTCATGATTTCCTTCGATGGTGCTCATGACAATGCGCTCTGGACCAGGAGCCGTGAGATCGCTTCGCGCAACGGCGCACATTTTACCTACTTTCTCTCCTGCACCTTCCTGATGAACAAGGCCCAGGCCAAAGCCTATCAGGGGCCGAAGCAGCGGCCAGGCAAATCGAATGTCGGCTTCGCCAAGAGCGAGGACGATGTTCGCACCCGCATCGCCAACATCTGGGGCGCGCATCAGGAAGGCCACGACATCTCAAGTCATGCCTGCGGCCATTTTGACGGCAAGGGCTGGAGTGCTGCTGACTGGAGCCAAGAGTTCATGAATGCGCGGATCGCGCTTCGCGACGCCTGGAAGAATGTCGGCCTTGCCGACAAGGAACCCCAGGGCTGGGAAGACTTCGCCACCCACGACGTGAAGGGATTCCGCGCGCCCTACCTTTCCACCAGCGACGGCCTTGTGCCGGCGGAAAAGGAAATGGGCTTCCAATATGATGCAAGCCTCGTCACCAAAGGACCTACCCTGCCGCAGGTGGTCGATGGCATCTATCGCTTCGGCCTGCCTTTGATCCCCGAGGGACCCGAGCATCGCCTGGTCATCGGCATGGACTACAATCTCTATGTCCGCCATTCCAAGGGCGTCGAGGACAAGGCAAACGCCAAGACCTACGAGGATCGCACCTTCGAAGCTTTCGAGGCTGCTTTCAGCAAGCAATATGACGGCGAGCGCATTCCGCTGCAGCTCGGCTTCCATTTCGTTGAAATGAACGATGGCGCCTATTGGCGCGCCCTCGACCGCTTCGTCAGCGATGTCTGCCACAGACAAGATGTTGCCTGCGTCAGCTATTCCGAAGCCATCCCGCTGATAGTCGCAAGGGGCAAGCCGCAGCAGGGGTGA
- a CDS encoding NnrU family protein, translating to MALLILGIVLFLGLHLIRVVAPALRTSLIASLGEGGWKIAYSIASIVALIVLIYGFGQARDMTPVWSPPFWMSHITILLMLFAMICLAASLLPAGHIAVKTKHPMVLSVKIWALAHLLSNGDGAAILLFAAFLAWGVILRISLKRRERAGEITLRPFVSAKYDLYAIIIGAVVWALIIWKLHAWIIGVSPLVM from the coding sequence ATGGCATTGCTCATTCTCGGCATTGTTCTTTTTCTCGGCCTCCATCTGATCCGCGTTGTGGCGCCCGCCCTGCGGACCTCATTGATCGCAAGCCTCGGCGAAGGGGGCTGGAAGATCGCCTATTCGATCGCGAGTATCGTCGCGCTGATCGTCCTGATCTATGGCTTCGGCCAGGCGCGCGACATGACACCGGTCTGGTCACCGCCATTCTGGATGAGCCACATCACCATCCTGCTGATGCTGTTTGCGATGATCTGTCTTGCCGCCTCGCTGCTGCCGGCGGGGCATATCGCGGTCAAAACGAAGCATCCGATGGTGCTGTCGGTGAAGATCTGGGCACTGGCGCATCTTCTGTCCAACGGCGACGGTGCGGCCATCCTGCTCTTTGCCGCCTTCCTGGCTTGGGGCGTGATCCTGCGCATTTCGCTCAAACGGCGTGAGCGGGCCGGCGAAATCACGTTGCGTCCCTTCGTCTCGGCGAAATACGATCTCTACGCGATCATCATCGGCGCAGTGGTCTGGGCCTTGATCATTTGGAAGCTTCATGCGTGGATTATCGGGGTTTCGCCGCTCGTTATGTGA
- a CDS encoding PadR family transcriptional regulator: protein MRGFKGGMFGGGFRTGRKFDAADLQLIILALLSEQPRHGYELIKTFEERSGGFYVPSPGVIYPALTYLEETGQAEVEVSGTKKLYRITESGQKRVDDNRDLVEVTLAKLTSIGEKMARVREVFDGGDEDGRDNPFDRHDAGDVHRARHLLRSALRSKFPWSKAEGARIAAILERAAADIIRGETKAEGEPKSGD, encoded by the coding sequence ATGAGAGGCTTCAAGGGCGGCATGTTCGGCGGCGGGTTTCGCACCGGCCGTAAGTTCGATGCAGCCGATCTGCAGCTCATCATTCTTGCCCTGCTCTCCGAGCAGCCCCGCCACGGCTATGAACTGATCAAGACCTTCGAAGAGCGCTCCGGCGGCTTCTATGTGCCAAGCCCGGGCGTTATCTATCCCGCGCTGACCTATCTCGAAGAAACCGGCCAGGCCGAAGTCGAGGTCAGCGGCACGAAGAAGCTCTACCGCATCACCGAGAGCGGCCAGAAGCGCGTCGACGATAATCGTGATCTGGTCGAGGTAACGCTCGCCAAGCTTACATCCATCGGCGAGAAGATGGCCCGCGTCCGTGAGGTCTTCGACGGCGGCGATGAGGACGGCCGTGACAATCCGTTCGATCGCCATGACGCCGGCGACGTCCATCGCGCCCGCCATCTGCTGCGCTCGGCCCTTCGCTCGAAGTTCCCGTGGAGCAAGGCCGAAGGCGCACGCATCGCGGCAATCCTCGAGCGTGCCGCCGCCGACATCATCCGCGGCGAAACGAAAGCTGAGGGCGAACCAAAGTCCGGCGACTGA
- the sbmA gene encoding peptide antibiotic transporter SbmA — MFHSFFPNPRLFFSSAVVWALVCVFLWYFVGAHVVASMGYPPLQEEQQPVGAAFFVAPTNFLFYLYFILCAAVFCGFWHVVSKSNPWIAWSVWGSAFIVFITYFGVQIDVAVNVWRRPFFDLLQNALGGKPGVTDGDFYGLLWAFTQLGLVGVAVSVVSSFFLSHYLFRWRWAMNNFYMSKWEKLRHIEGASQRVQEDTMRFATNLEGLGVSLIGSVMTLIVFLPILLELSKYVTDLPIIGAIPYSLVWLALIWSVFGTFLLALFGIKLPGLNFRNQRVEAAYRKELVYGEDRDDRAQPPTVKELFSNVRRNYFRMYFHYAYFNVARYSYGQLDAIFLYFVLVPTFVAHKITLGIWQQIATAFGQVSNSFQYLVSSWTTIIELLSIHKRLKAFEAAIDDEPLPKIDQRYLDQDQSVIHADG; from the coding sequence GTGTTTCATTCTTTCTTCCCGAATCCGAGATTGTTTTTTTCCTCAGCGGTCGTTTGGGCGCTCGTCTGCGTCTTCCTATGGTATTTTGTCGGCGCGCATGTCGTGGCGTCCATGGGTTATCCGCCGCTGCAGGAAGAGCAGCAGCCGGTCGGAGCGGCGTTCTTTGTTGCTCCTACTAATTTCTTGTTTTACCTTTATTTTATTCTCTGCGCCGCGGTCTTTTGCGGCTTTTGGCATGTTGTTTCGAAGAGCAACCCCTGGATCGCCTGGTCGGTGTGGGGCTCGGCCTTCATCGTCTTCATCACCTATTTCGGTGTTCAGATCGACGTAGCGGTAAACGTCTGGCGCCGGCCTTTCTTTGACCTCCTGCAAAATGCGCTCGGCGGAAAGCCCGGCGTTACGGATGGCGATTTCTATGGATTGCTGTGGGCGTTCACGCAGCTCGGCCTCGTGGGCGTCGCGGTGAGCGTCGTTTCATCGTTCTTCCTGAGCCACTATCTCTTCCGCTGGCGTTGGGCGATGAACAATTTCTACATGTCGAAGTGGGAAAAGCTCCGGCACATCGAAGGTGCATCGCAGCGCGTCCAGGAAGACACGATGCGCTTTGCGACCAATCTCGAAGGGCTCGGCGTCAGCCTGATCGGCTCGGTCATGACACTCATCGTCTTCCTGCCGATCCTGCTGGAACTGTCGAAATACGTGACTGATCTGCCGATCATCGGCGCAATTCCATATTCACTCGTCTGGCTGGCTCTGATTTGGTCGGTATTCGGCACGTTCCTGCTGGCGCTCTTCGGGATCAAGCTTCCGGGGCTGAACTTCCGCAATCAGCGCGTTGAGGCCGCTTATCGAAAGGAACTTGTCTACGGCGAGGATCGCGACGATCGTGCGCAGCCACCCACCGTGAAGGAACTCTTCTCCAACGTCCGCCGCAACTATTTCCGCATGTATTTCCACTATGCGTATTTCAACGTGGCCCGTTATTCCTACGGCCAGCTCGATGCGATCTTCCTCTATTTCGTGCTGGTGCCGACCTTCGTGGCGCATAAGATCACGCTTGGCATCTGGCAGCAGATCGCCACGGCCTTCGGCCAGGTCAGCAACTCATTCCAGTATCTCGTCAGCTCCTGGACGACGATCATCGAGCTTCTCTCGATCCACAAGCGTCTGAAGGCCTTCGAAGCTGCTATCGATGACGAACCGCTGCCGAAAATCGATCAGCGTTATCTGGACCAAGATCAATCCGTCATCCACGCCGACGGCTGA
- a CDS encoding GNAT family protein, with protein MPQVIIAPVRQSDADELIAANIASRAHHVPWAYPFLDRDGFDAWFGQTVTGPNIGLVARDSGSGGIVGVVNISQMVWGGFRSAFLGYHGMVGFAGQGFMTEAVRLAVEHAFDAVGLHRVEANIQPGNHPSIALVKRLGFRKEGFSPKYLKIGGVWCDHERWAMLSDDPRS; from the coding sequence ATGCCGCAAGTGATCATCGCACCGGTCAGGCAATCGGATGCGGACGAGCTGATCGCCGCCAATATCGCCAGCCGCGCCCACCATGTACCATGGGCCTATCCTTTCCTCGATCGCGACGGTTTCGACGCATGGTTCGGCCAGACGGTGACGGGGCCGAATATCGGTCTGGTGGCGCGCGATTCTGGCTCCGGCGGTATCGTCGGCGTCGTCAATATCAGCCAAATGGTCTGGGGCGGCTTTCGCAGCGCCTTTCTTGGCTATCACGGCATGGTGGGTTTCGCCGGCCAGGGGTTCATGACTGAAGCGGTGCGTCTTGCCGTCGAGCATGCTTTCGATGCGGTCGGCCTGCATCGGGTAGAGGCCAATATCCAGCCGGGCAATCATCCTTCGATCGCGCTGGTCAAGCGGCTCGGCTTCCGCAAGGAAGGGTTTTCGCCCAAATATCTGAAGATCGGCGGCGTCTGGTGCGATCATGAGCGCTGGGCAATGCTGTCGGACGATCCGCGGTCCTGA
- the map gene encoding type I methionyl aminopeptidase — MIVSTEEELTKLKDIGRICANALHAMAAALEPGITTLELDAIGRKVLEDAGAQSAPELVYKFPGATCISVNEEVAHGIPGPRVIKAGDLVNLDVSAEKDGFFSDTGASFTVPPVKPKIERLCRDGKRALWVGLNQVRSGAPLSKIGQAVGAFAQKNRYTLIANLASHGIGRSLHEEPAEVSTWADPSETRIIEDGLVFTVEPFLSLGATWAEGGDDAWTLYADPQAPTVQYEHTIIATRNGPVILTLPDK; from the coding sequence ATGATCGTTTCGACCGAAGAAGAACTGACCAAGCTGAAAGATATCGGCCGTATCTGCGCCAACGCGCTGCACGCCATGGCGGCGGCACTCGAGCCGGGCATCACCACGCTGGAGCTGGATGCGATCGGCCGCAAGGTGCTGGAGGATGCCGGCGCGCAATCGGCGCCGGAGCTGGTCTACAAGTTTCCCGGCGCGACCTGTATCAGCGTCAACGAGGAGGTGGCGCATGGTATTCCCGGCCCGCGCGTCATCAAGGCAGGGGATTTGGTCAATCTCGACGTATCGGCCGAGAAGGACGGTTTCTTTTCCGACACCGGTGCATCCTTTACCGTGCCGCCGGTCAAGCCGAAGATCGAACGCCTCTGCCGGGATGGCAAGCGGGCACTCTGGGTCGGTCTCAATCAGGTGCGCAGCGGCGCACCGCTATCAAAGATTGGGCAGGCCGTCGGCGCCTTCGCGCAAAAGAACCGCTATACTTTGATCGCCAATCTCGCCAGCCATGGCATTGGTCGCTCTCTGCACGAAGAGCCCGCCGAGGTTTCCACCTGGGCGGATCCTTCCGAGACCCGGATCATTGAAGATGGCCTGGTCTTCACCGTCGAGCCGTTTCTCTCGCTCGGTGCGACCTGGGCAGAGGGCGGCGATGATGCCTGGACGCTCTATGCCGATCCGCAGGCGCCGACGGTTCAGTACGAACACACGATCATCGCCACCCGCAATGGGCCCGTCATTTTGACATTGCCGGATAAGTGA